The Thermodesulfobacteriota bacterium DNA window AAGCGGAACCGGGTCTTTCTTCAGATCGGCAGCAGGTACCGGCGTTATTCACACGTCTGTCCCGCTTCTGCGGAAGTTCTAAGGAACGTCCCTGTTCTGCCGTTCTGCGTTCTGCCGTTCTGCTGTTTCAAAGCACCCGGATCGGCAGCACGATCATCGTCTGGCCGGCGAAGACCAGCCGCTTCTGCGCCATGAAGGCGGTCTGGTTGTGGAGCAGACGGGTGAGGACGTTCTCGTCCTGGAAAACGAGCTTCCCGGCGAATACGCACTGGTTGGGGAAATCCTTCGCCACTTCCCCGGCCAGGTGGGCGATGCACTCGATGGCGTCGATCCCCACCATGGTCCGGGCTTCCCCGTAGAATCCGTGCCCCTTGACGAACTCGACATATTTCGCGAGCTGGTCCTTCAGGCTCTTCGCCAGGTTCTCCACCTCGGCCGCCCCCTTGAACACGCTCGTGTCGATCACGCCGGCGGAGATGAACACGAAGTTCCTGAACATCCCCGGGAACTGGCGTATGACCGAGAAGAGCACGTGCATCCCGAGACCGTTATATCCGGATACCATGATGACCGCCGTGGGCGCCTGCCGCCGCAATACCGGTTCCATTGCGGCCGGGACGGTCACCGGGGGCAGCGCCAGGAGCAGCTCGTCCAGCCGCTTCATGCTCTCCTGGGCCGAGCGGTAGTGGCGGCGAATCCCGAAGCTCGCAGCGACGAAGATGCCGGTGATCAGCAGCGTCACCCACCCCCCTTCGGGAAACTTGAACCAGATCGTGAGGCAAAGCAGGACGCCGGTGAGGACGAACCCCACGCCGTTCACCGCCATCCCGCGCTTCCATTTCCGCTCGGCGCCGCGGTCCTTCCACCAATGGAGCACCATTCCGAGCTGGGAAAGGGTGAAGGTCAGGAACACGTTGATGGAATACATGATGACGAGGTACCTGACCGATCCGGCGGAGATGTAAAGCATCAGCAGCGCCATCCCCCCCATGAAGACCACCCCGTACTTGCGGACCAGACGCTCGGAAAGGTGGGCGAACCGCCTGGGCGCGTAGTAGTCGAGCGCCATGTTGGAGAGCACCTGGGGCCCGTCGATGATGCCGGTCTGGGCGGCGATGAACAGCAGCGCGGTCTCCGACGCGAGGACCACGGCCAGGAGCGCCTTCCCCAGGTTCCCCCCGCTAAAGTCCCCCACGACCCTTTCGAAGAGCACGGCGTTCAAGGTCCGCCCGTGCACCGGCGCGATCCGGTAGAGGAGATAGCTGAGGAGGATCCCGCCCGCCAGGAACGACAGGGAAAGGGCCATGTAGAGCATCGCCTTCTTCCCGGTCTGCACCCGGGGCTCCCGCAGCGTCTGCATGGAGTTGCTCACGGCCTCGATGCCGGTAAAGGTCCCGCCGCCCATCGAGAAGGCGCGCATGAGCAGCGCCCCCACTCCGAGCCACCCCATTTCCCCCACGGCGCCGCGGAAGTCGCGGGAAACGTCCGCGGCCACCGCGGGAATCTCGGGAACGTGCCGCAGCATGGCGTACAGGAGCAACGGGACATGGCTCAGGATGAATATCATGAAGACCGGCGTGAAAACGGCGACGGACTCCCGGACTCCGCGCAGGTTCAGCCACATCATCACAAGGATGACGAACGTAACGAATCCGTTTTTGTACTGCAGCATCTCCGGCGGGAGGATGCTGAAGAAGGCGTCGGCGCCCGAGGCGATGGAGATCGTGATCGTCAGGATGTAGTCGATCACGAGCGCCGA harbors:
- a CDS encoding APC family permease, which translates into the protein MTDPNSPNGNESFYRRVKHFLFGAPRDLFDPKIFHRVSLVAFFAWVGLGADGISSSCYGPEEAFLALGRHSVLAVIIAVMSIATILIISGSYMQIIEAFPSGGGGYIVASKLLGENAGVVSGSALVIDYILTITISIASGADAFFSILPPEMLQYKNGFVTFVILVMMWLNLRGVRESVAVFTPVFMIFILSHVPLLLYAMLRHVPEIPAVAADVSRDFRGAVGEMGWLGVGALLMRAFSMGGGTFTGIEAVSNSMQTLREPRVQTGKKAMLYMALSLSFLAGGILLSYLLYRIAPVHGRTLNAVLFERVVGDFSGGNLGKALLAVVLASETALLFIAAQTGIIDGPQVLSNMALDYYAPRRFAHLSERLVRKYGVVFMGGMALLMLYISAGSVRYLVIMYSINVFLTFTLSQLGMVLHWWKDRGAERKWKRGMAVNGVGFVLTGVLLCLTIWFKFPEGGWVTLLITGIFVAASFGIRRHYRSAQESMKRLDELLLALPPVTVPAAMEPVLRRQAPTAVIMVSGYNGLGMHVLFSVIRQFPGMFRNFVFISAGVIDTSVFKGAAEVENLAKSLKDQLAKYVEFVKGHGFYGEARTMVGIDAIECIAHLAGEVAKDFPNQCVFAGKLVFQDENVLTRLLHNQTAFMAQKRLVFAGQTMIVLPIRVL